The following are encoded together in the Flavihumibacter fluvii genome:
- the ileS gene encoding isoleucine--tRNA ligase, with translation MAAKYREFQQLNLPAIETEILAKWTEHQAFEQSVSLREGATPFVFYEGPPSANGMPGIHHVIGRTLKDLVCRYKTMKGFQVKRKGGWDTHGLPIELGVEKELGITKEDIGKTISVEEYNQKCREAVMRFKDKWDDITRKMGYWVDLNDPYITFKNEYIETLWWCLKRLHQKGLLYKSVSIQPYSPAAGTGLSSHELNQPGTYKDVKDTSAVAMFKAIKTAESTFLFDPAIKASGENAELFYLAWTTTPWTLPSNLGLTVGPNIDYVLVKTFNPYTHLPVHVVLAQNLLGKYFKPEGENGDFDSYTAETKLLPWSILTTFKGKALEGLRYEQLLPYEANTAEKSGGDPFRILLDTFVTTEDGTGIVHTAPAFGADDYKVGKKYGIGILTLVDREGKFVDGLGEFSLRFVKNYKDDANYVDVNVDISVKLKKENRAFKVEKYEHSYPHCWRTDKPVLYYPLDAWFIKTTAIKDRMVELNKTINWKPKATGEGRFGNWLENMVDWNLSRSRFWGTPLPIWRTADGSEEKCIGSIEELNAEIRKASEVLGGDTNTHYWHDGILDLHKPYVDEVILVSATGMPMRREPDLIDVWFDSGAMPYAQWGLDYEKLKAGDERPFKAPFDTNFPADFIAEGVDQTRGWFYTLHALGALLYDSVAYKTVVSNGLVLDKNGNKMSKRTGNVVDPFKTIETFGADATRWYLITNASPWDSLKFDLEGIREVQRKFFGTLYNTYQFLALYANVDGFAFKEAAIPVGERPEIDRWILSSLNTLIKDVTTAFDDYEPTQAGRLVEDFVDEHLSNWYVRLCRRRFWKGDYSTDKISAYQTLYECLETISRLIAPVSPFFADWLFGNLNAVTGRFPEGSVHHVLYPVSDAALVDRSLEERMQLAQDASSLVLGLRKKVNIKVRQPLQRILIPVLDPLMKTQLSKVEDLIRSEVNVKEIQYLTDADGFIKKKIKANFQALGKRLGGKMKAVSAAIGNFSQADISQLEKEGSYSLEIDSEPLILQIHEVEITSEDIPGWMVSSKGALTVALDVTVTPELEQEGNARELVNRIQKIRKDNGYDLTDRILVKLGDAGSLAESIRQYAPYIKAEVLADELEMVDDLLDGMAIEVNEKAVKVWVDKTPRS, from the coding sequence ATGGCAGCGAAATACCGCGAGTTTCAACAATTGAATTTACCGGCCATCGAGACCGAAATCCTGGCCAAATGGACGGAACACCAGGCCTTTGAGCAAAGTGTTTCCCTGCGCGAGGGTGCCACCCCCTTTGTATTTTATGAAGGTCCACCCAGCGCCAACGGTATGCCGGGCATCCACCACGTAATTGGAAGAACACTTAAAGACCTGGTTTGTCGTTACAAAACCATGAAGGGCTTCCAGGTGAAACGCAAGGGCGGCTGGGATACGCACGGACTGCCCATTGAACTGGGCGTGGAAAAAGAACTGGGAATTACCAAAGAAGATATCGGCAAGACCATTTCTGTGGAAGAATATAACCAGAAATGCCGCGAAGCCGTGATGCGCTTCAAGGATAAATGGGATGATATTACCCGTAAAATGGGCTATTGGGTAGACCTGAACGACCCCTATATTACGTTCAAAAACGAATACATCGAAACCCTCTGGTGGTGCCTGAAGCGCCTGCACCAGAAAGGGCTCTTATATAAGAGTGTAAGTATCCAGCCATATTCACCTGCGGCAGGTACGGGCCTAAGCTCACATGAGCTGAACCAGCCCGGCACCTATAAGGATGTGAAAGATACCAGCGCCGTGGCCATGTTCAAAGCCATCAAAACTGCAGAAAGCACCTTCCTTTTCGACCCGGCTATAAAAGCCTCCGGCGAAAATGCAGAATTGTTTTACCTGGCCTGGACCACCACACCATGGACCCTGCCTTCTAACCTCGGACTCACGGTTGGACCCAATATCGATTATGTATTGGTGAAGACTTTCAACCCCTATACCCACCTACCTGTGCATGTGGTACTGGCGCAGAATTTACTGGGCAAGTATTTCAAACCAGAAGGCGAGAACGGCGATTTTGACAGCTATACAGCGGAAACAAAATTGCTGCCCTGGAGTATCTTAACCACCTTCAAAGGAAAAGCACTTGAAGGTCTGCGTTATGAGCAACTCTTACCTTACGAAGCCAACACAGCAGAAAAATCGGGAGGCGATCCGTTCCGCATTTTGCTGGATACATTCGTGACCACAGAAGATGGAACCGGTATCGTGCATACTGCTCCGGCCTTTGGTGCAGATGACTATAAAGTAGGCAAGAAATATGGCATAGGAATTTTAACGCTGGTTGACCGCGAAGGCAAGTTTGTAGATGGGCTTGGCGAGTTCAGTCTGCGATTCGTGAAGAACTATAAAGACGATGCCAATTATGTAGATGTGAATGTGGACATCAGCGTAAAACTGAAAAAGGAAAACCGCGCATTCAAGGTTGAAAAATACGAACATAGTTACCCGCATTGCTGGCGTACCGATAAACCTGTTTTATACTATCCGCTAGATGCCTGGTTCATTAAAACCACGGCCATCAAAGACCGGATGGTGGAACTGAACAAGACGATCAACTGGAAGCCCAAAGCCACTGGTGAAGGGCGTTTCGGCAATTGGCTCGAAAATATGGTGGATTGGAACCTGAGCCGTTCGCGGTTTTGGGGAACACCACTACCCATCTGGCGCACGGCCGATGGCAGTGAAGAGAAATGCATTGGTTCCATCGAAGAATTAAATGCAGAGATCCGCAAAGCCAGCGAGGTACTTGGCGGTGATACCAATACGCATTATTGGCATGATGGCATACTCGACCTGCATAAACCCTATGTAGATGAAGTGATACTGGTAAGTGCAACAGGCATGCCTATGCGCCGCGAGCCCGATCTCATCGATGTATGGTTTGATAGTGGTGCGATGCCTTATGCACAATGGGGACTCGATTATGAGAAACTGAAAGCCGGTGATGAGCGGCCATTCAAAGCACCATTCGATACAAATTTCCCTGCAGATTTTATAGCAGAAGGGGTGGACCAGACCCGTGGTTGGTTCTATACCCTGCATGCGCTGGGAGCATTATTATATGATAGTGTGGCGTACAAAACCGTTGTGTCGAATGGCCTTGTGCTCGACAAGAACGGCAACAAAATGAGCAAGCGCACCGGCAATGTGGTGGATCCGTTTAAGACGATCGAAACCTTTGGCGCAGATGCCACACGCTGGTACCTTATCACCAATGCTTCCCCCTGGGACAGCCTGAAATTTGACCTTGAAGGGATCCGGGAAGTACAACGTAAATTCTTCGGCACATTATATAATACCTATCAGTTCCTGGCGCTCTATGCCAATGTGGATGGATTTGCTTTCAAGGAAGCGGCCATACCTGTTGGGGAAAGGCCCGAAATTGATCGCTGGATATTATCCTCGCTGAATACCTTAATAAAGGATGTAACTACGGCCTTCGATGACTATGAGCCAACACAGGCGGGCCGTTTGGTAGAGGATTTTGTGGATGAGCACCTCAGCAACTGGTATGTGCGCTTATGCAGGCGCCGGTTCTGGAAAGGGGATTATTCCACCGATAAGATCAGCGCCTACCAGACCCTGTACGAGTGCCTGGAAACCATTTCGCGCCTGATTGCACCTGTTTCGCCGTTTTTTGCGGACTGGCTCTTTGGTAACCTGAATGCGGTAACCGGCCGGTTCCCTGAAGGCTCGGTACACCATGTATTATACCCGGTTTCTGATGCTGCCCTGGTAGACAGGTCCCTGGAAGAAAGGATGCAGCTTGCCCAGGACGCGTCTTCGCTGGTACTTGGGCTGCGAAAAAAAGTGAATATTAAAGTGCGGCAGCCGCTGCAGCGTATATTGATCCCTGTGCTGGACCCGCTTATGAAAACGCAGTTGAGCAAGGTGGAAGACCTGATCAGGAGTGAAGTGAATGTGAAGGAGATCCAATACCTGACTGATGCTGACGGTTTTATCAAAAAGAAGATCAAGGCGAATTTCCAGGCATTGGGAAAAAGGCTGGGTGGAAAAATGAAAGCGGTATCTGCTGCGATCGGAAATTTCAGCCAGGCCGATATTTCACAGCTTGAAAAAGAAGGTTCATATTCTTTGGAAATTGATAGCGAACCCTTAATATTACAAATCCATGAGGTTGAAATCACCAGCGAGGACATTCCTGGCTGGATGGTGAGCTCGAAAGGCGCTTTAACGGTAGCGCTGGATGTTACGGTAACCCCGGAACTGGAGCAGGAAGGTAACGCGCGGGAACTGGTGAACCGGATCCAAAAAATCAGGAAAGACAATGGGTACGACCTGACAGACAGGATTCTGGTGAAACTGGGCGATGCGGGTTCATTGGCCGAATCGATACGGCAATATGCGCCATATATCAAAGCAGAAGTGCTGGCTGATGAATTGGAGATGGTTGATGACCTGTTGGATGGTATGGCTATTGAAGTGAATGAAAAAGCAGTAAAGGTTTGGGTGGATAAAACACCCAGGTCCTGA